The Candidatus Neomarinimicrobiota bacterium genome window below encodes:
- the lysA gene encoding diaminopimelate decarboxylase produces MPFHYINDRLHCDSVDLETVAKAHDTPSYVYSEAILHRNASVLKSCFIDRGFKVSYAMKANSNPVIMQLFKSYGIGVDIVSGGELQMARYVGFHGSEINYAGVGKTTSEIVLALEADIAHFNVESEFELELLNAKAAESAQTASVLLRLNPDIDPQTHPHISTGLKNNKFGMGPELIATILAHPQKYPNVDFAGLHCHIGSQILKPQPFDDLIDYLALYSKELKNSGITIRHIDFGGGFGVNYSEPFEDILTTTPYLESFADKAMAKLGQYQLHIQPGRVLVANSAVLLAQVLGCKENGEHQFMVIDGATTDLIRPALYNAYHGFYPHQFRANSKVGDVVGPVCESSDALVKDRALPDLASGELVAIASAGAYASSMGSTYNLRPLSPEILVNDRGELRLIRRRQTFEEMIALYRED; encoded by the coding sequence ATGCCTTTCCACTATATCAATGATCGTTTGCACTGCGATTCCGTTGATCTGGAAACAGTGGCAAAAGCCCACGATACTCCAAGCTATGTCTATTCGGAAGCAATTCTGCACCGCAATGCCTCAGTTCTGAAATCCTGTTTTATTGATCGTGGCTTTAAGGTCTCCTATGCCATGAAAGCCAATTCGAATCCTGTGATCATGCAGCTATTCAAAAGTTATGGTATTGGTGTCGATATTGTTTCAGGCGGTGAGCTGCAAATGGCTCGGTATGTGGGATTTCACGGGAGCGAGATCAATTACGCTGGTGTGGGGAAGACCACCTCTGAGATCGTTCTAGCTCTTGAAGCTGATATAGCTCACTTTAATGTAGAGAGTGAATTTGAGCTGGAACTATTGAATGCAAAGGCAGCCGAAAGCGCACAGACAGCATCAGTCCTGCTGCGTTTGAATCCGGATATTGATCCTCAGACTCATCCTCATATTTCCACAGGACTTAAAAATAATAAATTCGGCATGGGGCCAGAGCTGATCGCCACTATTCTGGCTCACCCGCAAAAATATCCCAATGTTGATTTTGCTGGACTGCATTGCCATATCGGTTCTCAGATCCTCAAACCCCAACCCTTCGATGACCTGATCGATTATCTGGCCCTCTATTCAAAAGAACTGAAAAATTCAGGGATAACGATAAGACATATTGATTTCGGGGGCGGTTTTGGCGTAAACTACTCCGAACCATTTGAAGATATTCTCACCACCACACCTTACCTGGAATCCTTTGCTGATAAGGCGATGGCCAAGTTGGGACAGTATCAACTTCACATCCAGCCCGGTCGGGTTCTCGTGGCGAACAGTGCGGTATTGCTGGCTCAGGTTCTGGGTTGCAAAGAAAATGGCGAGCACCAATTCATGGTGATTGATGGTGCGACAACTGACCTGATCCGTCCGGCTCTGTACAATGCCTACCACGGCTTTTATCCTCATCAGTTCCGGGCGAATTCCAAAGTGGGCGATGTTGTGGGACCGGTCTGTGAGAGTTCAGATGCACTGGTCAAAGATCGAGCATTACCTGATCTGGCCAGTGGCGAACTGGTCGCTATCGCTTCTGCTGGTGCCTACGCCAGTTCTATGGGGTCGACCTACAATTTACGACCGTTGAGTCCTGAAATATTGGTCAATGATAGAGGTGAGCTTAGGTTAATCCGACGTCGTCAAACCTTTGAGGAAATGATTGCTTTATATCGTGAAGATTGA